From Etheostoma spectabile isolate EspeVRDwgs_2016 chromosome 8, UIUC_Espe_1.0, whole genome shotgun sequence, a single genomic window includes:
- the fam107b gene encoding protein FAM107B isoform X2, whose protein sequence is MAEPEYLEGDCDELIKPKKLSNPVKSSRNHQDLHRELLMNQKRGLAPQNKPELQKVMEKRKREQILKAQKEEQEAHKKRSDLEIELMKRQQKLEQLELDQQKNEEEQENTPEFVKMKSNLRRTKQESDGEERTT, encoded by the exons ATGGCGGAGCCCGAGTACCTGGAGGGAGACTGTGATGAGCTCATCAAACCCAAGAAGTTAAGCAACCCAGTCAAGAGCTCCCGTAACCACCAGGACCTGCACCGAGAGCTGCTCATGAACCAGAAGAG GGGTCTGGCTCCTCAGAACAAACCTGAGCTCCAGAAGGTtatggagaagagaaagagggagcaaATTCTCAAGGCTCagaaggaggagcaggaggccCACAAGAAGAGGAGCGACCTAGAGATAGAGCTCATGAAAAGACAACAGAAACTAGAGCAG CTGGAGCTAGATCAACAGAAAAATGAAGAGGAACAAGAGAACACCCCTGAGTTTGTGAAAATGAAGAGCAACCTGCGCAGGACCAAGCAGGAGAGCGATGGGGAGGAACGGACCACCTAA
- the fam107b gene encoding protein FAM107B isoform X1: MTTMFRCPVFPHLQDPCDPGLSLSPGRRVMAEPEYLEGDCDELIKPKKLSNPVKSSRNHQDLHRELLMNQKRGLAPQNKPELQKVMEKRKREQILKAQKEEQEAHKKRSDLEIELMKRQQKLEQLELDQQKNEEEQENTPEFVKMKSNLRRTKQESDGEERTT; encoded by the exons ATGACAACAATGTTCAGATGCCCCGTCTTTCCTCATCTGCAGG ATCCGTGTGACCCTGGTCTATCACTCTCACCGGGAAGGCGTGTCATGGCGGAGCCCGAGTACCTGGAGGGAGACTGTGATGAGCTCATCAAACCCAAGAAGTTAAGCAACCCAGTCAAGAGCTCCCGTAACCACCAGGACCTGCACCGAGAGCTGCTCATGAACCAGAAGAG GGGTCTGGCTCCTCAGAACAAACCTGAGCTCCAGAAGGTtatggagaagagaaagagggagcaaATTCTCAAGGCTCagaaggaggagcaggaggccCACAAGAAGAGGAGCGACCTAGAGATAGAGCTCATGAAAAGACAACAGAAACTAGAGCAG CTGGAGCTAGATCAACAGAAAAATGAAGAGGAACAAGAGAACACCCCTGAGTTTGTGAAAATGAAGAGCAACCTGCGCAGGACCAAGCAGGAGAGCGATGGGGAGGAACGGACCACCTAA